A DNA window from Siniperca chuatsi isolate FFG_IHB_CAS linkage group LG6, ASM2008510v1, whole genome shotgun sequence contains the following coding sequences:
- the LOC122878293 gene encoding zinc finger protein Gfi-1-like — translation MPRSFMVKSKKAHSYHQPRSLEDDYSKLDTILAHICSDADCPPCVLSEADKLPDDTDMSLDRYGLSPDSHLADAADFSPKSTLSCADSLCGDGRSTDYEEDFWRPPSPSASPADSEKSLSPLVEETQPFTVPFRPYAWSSYPGQGLRPQVQQSLHPGMEVDRDPAAMAFYGDRSARSALYADRTLGEETYGDYGRHAAALLFSEGGLRGKPHNVKAQSELLCSSLILNGAYKCVKCSKVFSTPHGLEVHVRRSHSGTRPFACEICGKTFGHAVSLEQHKAVHSQERSFDCKICGKSFKRSSTLSTHLLIHSDTRPYPCQYCGKRFHQKSDMKKHTFIHTGEKPHKCQVCGKAFSQSSNLITHSRKHTGYKPFGCDLCGKGFQRKVDLRRHKETQHGLK, via the exons ATGCCGCGCTCCTTCATGGTGAAGAGTAAAAAGGCGCACAGTTACCACCAGCCCCGGAGTTTAGAGGATGACTACAGCAAGCTGGACACTATACTGGCGCACATATGCTCAG ATGCCGACTGCCCTCCGTGCGTCCTGTCAGAAGCAGATAAGCTCCCAGACGACACCGACATGTCGCTGGACAGGTACGGCCTCTCTCCGGACTCCCACCTGGCCGACGCGGCCGATTTCTCCCCGAAGTCCACGCTGAGCTGCGCCGACAGTCTGTGCGGTGACGGCCGCTCCACGGACTATGAGGAGGACTTCTGGAGGCCTCCGTCCCCCTCTGCATCCCCGG CTGATTCAGAGAAATCCCTGTCTCCTCTGGTGGAGGAGACCCAGCCCTTCACTGTTCCCTTCCGGCCGTATGCCTGGAGCAGCTATCCGGGGCAGGGGCTGAGGCCCCAGGTGCAGCAGAGCCTCCATCCCGGCATGGAGGTGGACAGGGACCCGGCGGCGATGGCCTTCTACGGGGACAGGAGCGCCCGCTCAGCTCTGTACGCGGACCGGACTCTGGGCGAGGAGACTTACGGTGACTACGGGAGGCACGCGGCTGCTCTGCTGTTTTCTGAGGGAGGCCTGCGTGGGAAACCCCATAACGTGAAGGCGCAGTCCGAGCTGCTGTGCTCCAGTCTGATCCTCAATGGTGCTTACAAGTGTGTCAAGTGCAGTAAG GTGTTTTCTACTCCGCACGGTTTGGAAGTCCACGTCCGCAGATCGCACAGTGGCACCAGGCCTTTTGCGTGTGAAATCTGCGGCAAAACCTTCGGACACGCAGTCAGCCTGGAACAACATAAAGCTGTGCACTCTCAG GAAAGAAGTTTTGACTGCAAAATATGCGGTAAAAGCTTTAAAAGGTCGTCCACTCTGTCGACGCACCTGCTCATCCACTCCGACACTCGGCCATACCCCTGCCAGTACTGCGGGAAGAGGTTCCACCAGAAGTCAGACATGAAGAAACACACTTTCATCCACACAG GTGAGAAGCCACACAAGTGCCAGGTGTGTGGGAAAGCGTTCAGCCAGAGCTCCAACCTCATCACGCACAGCAGGAAGCACACCGGATACAAACCTTTCGGCTGCGACCTCTGCGGCAAAGGTTTCCAGAGAAAAGTGGACCTGAGgagacacaaagagacgcaGCACGGACTGAAATGA